One genomic window of Blastopirellula retiformator includes the following:
- a CDS encoding heavy metal translocating P-type ATPase, translating into MNASPPPTSFWQQVWQRRQWAIAVLAILGIALHLCLRFAVHAEPSTFNLPLWITLAVGGIPLILELLDKVIHLEFGADLLAGISIVASAILGEYLAGAIVVLMLSGGEALESLAVGRASAVLQALAKRLPAVAHRQNGDQLEDVAVDAIKIDDVLVILPHEVCPVDGVVIAGHSVMDESYLTGEPYMMSKTPGVSVMSGAVNGDGALTIKAERQAIDSRYAKIMEVMQKAEQQRPRMRRLADQLGAFYTPLALLVAGIAWYASGDATRFLAVIVVATPCPLLIAIPVAIIGSISLAAQMGIIVRIPAALEGIDRCRTVIFDKTGTLTYGAPRIYQQWNADDAEAMETLALVASLERYSKHPLAEAIQQEAEAAEIATYEVAKVNERPGEGMRGIVHGREVWVTSRKLLLQRDPSATLPEQQGGLECVILVDGKLAAVYFFRDAPRREGKRFIDHLGPQHHIEKLMLVTGDRESEAKFLAEQVGITEVHFNQTPEEKLELVRRETAAADTLFVGDGINDAPALATATVGVAFGQNSDVTTEAAAVVVLDSSLETVDKLLHIGRRMRRIALQSAIGGIAMSMLGMLIAAAGWLPPVAGAISQEVIDVVVVLNALRAAFPPHELTDYDK; encoded by the coding sequence ATGAACGCGTCCCCTCCACCGACATCCTTCTGGCAGCAGGTTTGGCAGCGGCGACAATGGGCAATCGCCGTGCTGGCGATTCTTGGCATCGCCCTCCATTTGTGCTTACGTTTTGCGGTCCACGCCGAGCCGTCGACATTTAACCTGCCTCTCTGGATCACGCTCGCGGTGGGCGGCATCCCACTGATCCTGGAACTGCTTGATAAGGTCATCCACCTCGAGTTTGGCGCCGACCTGCTGGCTGGCATCTCGATCGTCGCATCGGCAATTTTGGGAGAATACCTGGCCGGGGCGATTGTGGTGCTGATGCTTTCGGGGGGCGAAGCGCTGGAGTCGCTGGCTGTCGGCCGGGCTTCGGCCGTCTTGCAAGCGCTGGCCAAGCGACTCCCTGCGGTCGCCCACCGCCAAAACGGCGACCAATTGGAAGACGTCGCCGTCGACGCCATCAAGATCGACGACGTCCTGGTGATCTTGCCGCACGAAGTCTGCCCAGTCGACGGCGTCGTCATCGCAGGGCATAGCGTCATGGACGAGTCGTACCTGACCGGCGAGCCCTACATGATGTCAAAAACGCCCGGCGTCAGCGTCATGTCGGGCGCGGTCAATGGCGACGGGGCGCTTACCATTAAGGCCGAACGTCAGGCGATCGACTCGCGCTACGCGAAAATCATGGAAGTGATGCAAAAGGCGGAGCAGCAGCGCCCCCGCATGCGCCGCCTGGCCGATCAACTTGGCGCGTTCTACACGCCGCTGGCCCTACTGGTCGCCGGGATCGCGTGGTACGCCAGCGGCGATGCGACCCGGTTTTTGGCAGTAATCGTGGTCGCTACCCCCTGCCCTTTGCTGATCGCGATCCCGGTGGCGATCATCGGCTCAATTTCGCTGGCGGCTCAGATGGGAATCATCGTCCGCATCCCCGCGGCGCTGGAAGGAATCGATCGCTGCCGTACGGTCATCTTCGACAAGACCGGAACGCTAACCTATGGCGCTCCGCGCATTTACCAGCAGTGGAACGCCGACGATGCGGAAGCGATGGAGACGTTGGCCCTGGTTGCCAGTCTAGAGCGATATTCCAAGCACCCGCTCGCCGAGGCGATCCAGCAAGAGGCGGAAGCGGCGGAGATCGCGACCTACGAAGTGGCCAAAGTGAACGAGCGACCTGGCGAAGGGATGCGCGGCATCGTGCATGGCCGCGAGGTCTGGGTCACCAGCCGCAAGCTGTTGCTGCAGCGTGATCCCAGCGCCACTTTGCCCGAGCAGCAAGGGGGGCTGGAATGCGTCATCCTGGTCGACGGCAAGTTGGCGGCGGTTTACTTTTTCCGCGATGCGCCGCGCCGGGAGGGGAAAAGGTTCATCGACCACTTGGGCCCGCAGCATCATATCGAGAAGCTGATGCTGGTCACCGGCGACCGAGAATCGGAAGCGAAGTTCCTGGCCGAGCAGGTCGGCATCACCGAGGTCCATTTCAATCAGACGCCGGAAGAGAAGCTCGAGTTGGTTCGCCGCGAGACCGCCGCCGCTGACACCCTGTTTGTAGGTGACGGCATCAATGACGCTCCGGCCTTGGCGACCGCCACGGTCGGCGTGGCGTTTGGCCAAAATAGCGACGTCACTACCGAAGCGGCGGCGGTCGTGGTGCTCGACAGTTCGCTCGAAACGGTCGATAAACTGCTGCACATCGGTCGCCGCATGCGCCGCATCGCCCTGCAAAGCGCCATCGGCGGGATCGCGATGAGCATGCTGGGGATGCTGATCGCCGCGGCTGGATGGCTGCCGCCGGTCGCTGGGGCGATCTCGCAAGAGGTGATCGATGTGGTGGTCGTGCTCAACGCGTTGCGGGCGGCGTTTCCTCCCCACGAGTTGACCGACTACGATAAATAG
- a CDS encoding DUF1501 domain-containing protein: MAGIDRRRFLQQAMVGAASCAWLPTLVQAAAKQANKRRCIVLWMSGGPSQMDTFDLKPGHANGGEYKEIATSVPGLKISEHLPLLAKQANRLAIVRGMSTKEGDHQRGAYLMHTGERPGGPLRYPAIGAALSKALGDPQADLPNFVAVNPNSALSQAAISGGFLGSKYAATTVGQRATYGPPAADGEPAGPVDLGVDYLTLPGEVSPERADARMKLWRGQQEAFLAERDAAAPKSHDTVFRRAVRMMNPEAADAFDLHQEEDAVRASYGNGRFGQGCLIARRLIERGVPFVEVTHGGDGLGWDTHQANFAGVKRLSEELDQGWSTLMRELGERGLLESTTILWMGEFGRTPVINGNAGRDHFPDAWSCVLAGGGIAGGQAYGATSDGGEEVVDGKTDVTELIATLCAAVGVDPATENISPLARPIKISEGAPIRALLS, translated from the coding sequence ATGGCCGGAATCGATCGCAGACGATTTCTACAGCAGGCGATGGTGGGCGCCGCAAGTTGTGCGTGGTTGCCGACGCTCGTGCAGGCCGCCGCGAAGCAGGCGAACAAACGGCGTTGCATCGTACTTTGGATGTCGGGCGGGCCGAGCCAGATGGATACCTTTGATCTGAAGCCGGGGCATGCCAACGGCGGCGAGTACAAAGAGATCGCAACCAGCGTCCCGGGATTGAAGATCAGCGAGCATCTGCCGCTGTTGGCCAAACAGGCCAATCGCCTGGCGATTGTGCGCGGCATGAGCACCAAGGAAGGGGACCATCAGCGCGGCGCCTATCTGATGCATACGGGCGAACGTCCCGGCGGTCCGCTACGCTATCCGGCGATTGGGGCGGCGCTCTCCAAAGCGTTGGGAGACCCGCAGGCCGACTTGCCGAACTTTGTCGCTGTGAATCCCAATTCGGCACTCAGCCAGGCGGCGATCAGCGGCGGGTTTCTGGGGTCAAAATATGCGGCGACCACCGTTGGTCAACGAGCGACCTATGGACCGCCGGCTGCGGATGGCGAGCCGGCCGGGCCGGTTGATCTGGGCGTCGACTATCTGACGCTGCCCGGCGAGGTCTCGCCGGAACGCGCCGATGCACGGATGAAATTATGGCGGGGACAGCAAGAGGCGTTTCTCGCCGAGCGCGATGCGGCGGCGCCCAAGTCGCACGATACCGTCTTTCGCCGCGCGGTACGGATGATGAATCCGGAAGCGGCGGACGCCTTTGATCTGCACCAAGAGGAAGACGCGGTGCGTGCCTCGTATGGGAACGGGCGTTTCGGCCAAGGCTGTTTGATTGCCCGGCGACTGATCGAGCGAGGAGTGCCCTTTGTCGAAGTGACGCATGGTGGAGATGGGCTGGGTTGGGATACGCATCAAGCCAACTTCGCCGGCGTGAAACGCTTGTCGGAAGAGCTTGATCAAGGTTGGTCGACGTTGATGCGTGAGCTAGGCGAGCGAGGCCTGCTCGAGTCGACGACGATTCTGTGGATGGGCGAGTTCGGCCGTACGCCGGTGATCAACGGCAACGCGGGACGCGATCACTTTCCCGACGCGTGGAGCTGCGTCTTGGCCGGAGGCGGCATCGCCGGCGGTCAAGCTTACGGCGCGACCAGCGACGGAGGCGAAGAGGTGGTTGACGGCAAGACCGATGTGACCGAGCTGATCGCCACGTTGTGTGCCGCGGTTGGCGTCGACCCGGCGACCGAGAATATCTCGCCGCTGGCGCGACCGATCAAGATCAGCGAGGGGGCGCCGATCCGTGCTTTACTTTCGTAG
- a CDS encoding DUF1549 and DUF1553 domain-containing protein codes for MWSSLCLATPAWAEDSPTRFAQMTARIDQLLGERLQAEGVEPPPLADDGEFLRRAYLDLNGAIPPVAITRDYLADSSPDKRRQLIDRLLASPAFASHMASTWREVILKPTEDFQQLQNQFALQAWLREQFSDNARYDRIVEQFITASNQQDGPVYFYDALDLKPEQLAAETSRIFLGLHIQCAECHDHPFDSWKQHDFWGYAAFFAQVERQNENMGRLSLRDRKSGEVKIPESDETVSPLYPGGGAPSDRFGGSRRQKLAVWMVARDNPYTARRAVNWAWSHLFGRGLVEPVDDLSPINPPSHPELMDELTTYFVESGFDLRQLLRTIALSDAYARSSQSVDGQRPELFAGMAIKSLSPEQLYDSVLRLGLVKEDVANPIGPGQSFDQSQQRLQFVARMRTVSLDRTDFETGAPQALALMNGPPVSLATAPATSGFLKSLQAPFFSDEQRVELITLAAYSRRPTEAERKRFGDYLAAASPNEKNEALGDLLWAVAASAEFMLNH; via the coding sequence ATGTGGTCTTCGTTGTGTCTGGCAACACCGGCCTGGGCTGAAGATTCGCCGACCCGCTTCGCCCAGATGACGGCGCGAATTGACCAGCTGCTAGGCGAGCGACTACAGGCGGAAGGCGTTGAGCCGCCGCCGCTGGCTGACGATGGCGAGTTTCTCCGCCGCGCTTACCTTGATCTGAACGGCGCGATCCCGCCGGTCGCGATTACCCGCGACTACTTGGCCGATAGTTCACCCGACAAGCGGCGACAGCTGATTGATCGGTTGTTGGCGTCGCCGGCGTTCGCCTCGCACATGGCCAGTACTTGGCGCGAGGTGATCTTGAAGCCGACCGAAGATTTTCAGCAGCTTCAAAACCAATTCGCCCTGCAAGCCTGGCTGCGGGAGCAGTTTTCTGACAATGCCCGCTACGACCGCATCGTCGAGCAGTTCATCACCGCCAGTAATCAGCAAGATGGCCCGGTCTACTTTTACGACGCTCTCGATCTGAAGCCAGAGCAATTGGCGGCCGAGACGTCGCGGATCTTTTTGGGACTGCACATCCAATGCGCCGAGTGCCACGATCATCCGTTCGACTCTTGGAAGCAGCACGACTTTTGGGGCTATGCCGCTTTCTTCGCTCAGGTCGAGCGACAAAACGAAAACATGGGGCGGCTGTCGCTGCGCGATCGCAAGTCAGGCGAGGTGAAGATTCCTGAATCGGACGAGACGGTCTCGCCGCTCTATCCTGGCGGGGGTGCGCCGAGCGATCGCTTCGGCGGTTCGCGGCGGCAGAAGCTGGCGGTCTGGATGGTTGCCCGCGACAATCCCTACACCGCTCGGCGAGCGGTCAATTGGGCCTGGTCGCATTTGTTCGGACGGGGCTTGGTCGAGCCGGTCGACGATCTCTCGCCGATCAACCCGCCGAGCCATCCCGAGTTGATGGATGAGTTGACGACCTACTTCGTCGAGTCCGGTTTCGACCTGCGGCAATTGCTGCGGACGATTGCGCTCTCTGACGCTTACGCGCGTAGCAGTCAAAGCGTGGATGGTCAGCGGCCCGAGCTATTCGCCGGCATGGCGATCAAATCGTTGTCTCCAGAGCAACTGTACGACAGCGTGCTGCGGCTGGGGTTGGTCAAAGAAGATGTCGCCAATCCTATCGGGCCGGGCCAGTCATTCGATCAGTCGCAACAGCGGTTGCAGTTTGTCGCCCGGATGCGTACCGTGTCGCTCGATCGAACGGACTTTGAAACCGGGGCTCCGCAAGCGCTGGCGCTGATGAATGGCCCGCCAGTTTCGCTGGCGACCGCGCCGGCGACGAGCGGCTTTCTGAAGTCGCTCCAGGCGCCGTTCTTTAGCGATGAGCAGCGGGTCGAGCTGATCACGCTGGCCGCCTATTCGCGGCGACCGACCGAAGCGGAACGAAAGCGGTTTGGCGATTACCTGGCCGCCGCTTCCCCCAATGAAAAGAATGAAGCGCTTGGCGACTTGCTGTGGGCGGTCGCCGCCAGCGCCGAATTCATGCTGAATCACTAA